From Bacteroidota bacterium:
TACTTGACAGATTAATTCATTCATCACACAGAATTGAATTAAGAGGAGAAAGTTTAAGAAAAAAAAGTAAATTTGAAGTATGAAAAAATGATTTTATAAACTGAAATTTTGTCATATTAAAGCGTTCTTTAAAACCAAAATATAGAGGGGTCAATATGGCCGGATTGAGGGGTCAACATGACCGGAATATCCAATTGGTAATGATTATATTGTGGAGTTAATTTTTTGCTTAAACAAAATCGGCTGTAAAGAATGTCTGAAAGCAATGAATGATGTTTTCAAACATAATAAATTGCAAGATAATATAAACAAAACTGTTTTAGTTATAGATAAGAATTGTATAGGGGCATTTTCGAGAAGAAATTATTATGATGTCATAAACGACTTAATTCCTCATTCTGAAAACATTTTATTTTTATATCCGGCAAACGCAAATAGCAACGAAACGATAGATTTTTATGGAATAAATGATGATATGTTTTTAGTTTTTAAAAACAGCAAAGAAGCAATTATTTTCAACTACAATAATTTGTTCAGCAAAAACTGTGTTAATAAAATCCCTAAAGAAATTATTAAATCCATAGTATCAAAACTAAATGAATAATTTGTTTTTGGAATAGCTTTTTAATTTGTTTATGAAAATACCCTGCGGGTTTTCAAAACCCGCAGGGTATAATAGCGTGAATGTCAGTATTTTCAGCAATATTTTTTATGAAACTGTTTTCCTCACAACATGCCCTTTCCAACCATAATAAGCCAAATATATATAGCAAATAATTGGTACAAAAAATGAATAATGCAAAGCTCCAAACATATCGGCGAAAGCTCCCTGAACCAACGGAATTAAAGCTCCTCCAAGAATTGCCATGACAAGAAGTGATGAGCCCTGGCTGGTATATTTTCCAAGATCTTTAATAGCGAGTGTGAAAATATTCGACCACATTATTGAATTGAACAAACCTATGCTTATCACAGTCCATAATGCTAATTTCCCGTCTGAAAACAATGTGATAATAAGCAAACAAATTACTATTAAAGCGAAAATCATCAAGGTACGAGCAGGCAAGGATTTCCCAAAATGAAAAGCGATGAGATTTACACCTATAAAAATAAGGAAGGGTGTAATTCTAACAAATTCAAATTCAAAACCACTTTCGAAATACACGGCAAAATATATCACTAAAAATGCAGCAATAGCCACAGCAATCATACTTAAACTCTTTTTAACTTTATCTTGCATTTCGCTCATTGAGATTGCTCCCAGAAATCTACCAATCATAGCACCTCCCCAATAGAAAGCCAAAAACGATTTTGCTTCCATTTCAGGGTAACCTACAATTTCTTTAATATAATTTATGAGCACGCTACCAATACTAACTTCGCCACCTACGTACATAAAAATTGCAAGCATTCCCAACACGAGATGTTGATGTTTCAATGCGCCGGCACCTTTTTCTATGGTAGAACTATTGGCAAATTTCGGAAGTTTTGTAAATTTTATTATAAACGCTAAAATAATGAAAAGTCCGGCCCACAACAAATATGGTAATTGTACGCCATAAGCCGAGATTGGGTCTCCTTCGTCGGTAACTATAGGTAGTCCGGAATTGGAAAGAAGAGGCGTTCCGAGTTTTGCAAAATAATGAAAAACAAGAAAACCGCCAATAATCGGAGCAATGGTAGTTCCAAGGGAATTAAAACCTTGCGATAAATTTAGTCTGCTTGAAGCAGTTTCAGATTTCCCCAAAATTGCTACATAAGGATTTGCTGCAATTTGCAATAATGTGAAGCCAAGCCCCAAAATAAACAAGGCAGTAAGAAATAGCCAGTAGGCTTTCATCTCGGCAGCAGGATAGAACAAAACGCAAGCAATTGCTGAAATTATGAGCCCGATTAATATTCCATTTTTATAGCCAATTTTTGAAATTGGGTCGCCTGAGGAAGCCGATATGAGAAAATAAATTAGAGAGCCTATAAAATATGCTCCAAAGAAGCAAAACTGAACCAACATTGCTTGTGTATAATTTAACTCAAAAACTTTTTTCAGGAATGGAATGAGAATATCGTTCATGCAAGTTATAAATCCCCACATGAAGAATAAAGAGGTTAAAACTATAAGTGCTTTTCTGTAATTTGGATTTGATTTTGTGTTTTCCATTTTCTAATATATTTCAATTTCGTCAATAAATATCCATGTTTTGCCGCCGGCACCCGGATGCCAGTCGGGGCATTTTTGTTTGTTCAGTCCTACAATTTTTATGAATTGAGCTTTGGTGTTATCGAGTTTTATGCCAATATCTTTTGTTGTGGTTTTCATAAGTTTTTCTGGGAGAATGTCGGTTATTTCTTCTGCTTTTTCATAATCTTTACCGTTGCTTGAAGTATAAAAACTTACTTTTGTTGGTGCAAAAATCCATGATGGAACCGATTGTAGAAAGCCAAGTTTGATTTCAGATATTTTCATCGTTTCATTGAGGTCGATTATTGCTTCAAGGTCTTCGCCTTCAAATCCTTGCCAGAGTTTGTCCCTATATTCATTTGTCCCTTTCAAACCATCTATTATAGAATTTTCGCCGTTTGCAGGATAATTTTTAGAATATTGGTTTTTTAGGATTATTTTTTTGCCAATAGCTTTATGTTTCGTAAATTTTCTTTCGAAAATATTCCCAATTCTCTTTCCATCGTGCAGTGCAATTGCTTTAATTTTGCAGGTTTTATCTATAAGAATTGCTTGGCTATATTTTTCTGAATTTTCGTTTGGTTCACTTCCATCAATCGTGAAATGAATGTCGAGTTTTTGTTTTCCTGACGAAAGGATTAGTTTATAATTTCCTGTATTTAAGTCGATTTCTGTTTTGAAAATAACAGGCTGAGATTCGAATCCATAATTCACGCCAAGTTTTTCTAACCTGTCGTAATGTGTTTGCACCCGATTGTGAAATTCTTCATAATTTCTATTTTGAGGATATGTCCAAAGAACTTCGGCCATAGCCAAAATTCGCGGAAATACTTTATTGTCGATGGTTTCTTGTGGTGCTCTTTCAGTCCACATATTGCACTCCCCGCCCAAAATGTGTTTTGCTTCTGTTTCATTCAGTTCTTCTGGAATTGGATCGAAGGAATAAACCTTCTCCAAATCGGTTGTTTTAACATCATAATCGAAATAGGCATGACTCGTGGGGCTCATTATAGCATCGTGTCCGGTTCGTGCTGCTTCTATGCCACCTTCTATTCCTCGCCACGATTGTACTGTTGCTCCGGGTGCCAAGCCTCCTTCGAGAATTTCGTCCCAGCCAATAATTTTTTTCCCTTTGGAGCTTAAATATTTTTCAATTCTTTTTATAAAATAAGATTGTAGTTCGTGTTCGTCGTGGAGTTTTTCATCTTCGATTCTTTTTTGACATTTTTCGCAATTTTCCCAGCGATATTTTGGAGCTTCGTCTCCCCCAATGTGAATATATTCTGAGGGAAATAGTTCACAAACTTCATCAAGAACATCTTGTAAAAAAGCGAAAGTATTATCATTTCCGGCACAATAAATATCTTTAAAAACACCCCAATTGGTTTCGACCTGAAATGGACCTCCGGTGCAGGAAATTTCAGGATATGAAGCTAATGCAGCCGATGAGTGCCCGGGCAATTCTATCTCAGGAACAACCGTAATATATCTTGAGGCAGCATATTCTACAATTTCTTTAACGTCTTCTTTACTGTAAAAACCACCGTATTTTTTACCATCCACTTCGTTTCGCCATGCTCCAATTTCTGTTAATTTTGGATATTTTTCAATTTCAATTCGCCAGCCCTGATCTTCGGTCAGATGCCAATGCAGACGGTTCATTTTATGATATGCCAAAAGGTCTATGTATCTTTTTACAAATTCCTTTTCCATGAAATGACGGCAACAGTCTAACAGCATTCCACGCCATGGAAACTTCGGGATATCGGTAATCAACAGTTGTGGCAATATTATCTTAGCATGATTGTTTGTAGCCACTAATTGTTTTAAAGTTTGAATTCCGTAGAAAATTCCCGCCGGTTCGTGTGCAGACAATTCAATATATTTATCAGAAATTTCTAATGTATATCCTTCATTTCCCAATTGTGCATTCTTTTTCAAGAATAGATGAATGAATGGCAGTCCATCGGGTTTTTTACTAACTATTGCAACATTCTTATTGCATTCTTCAAATAAAAATTTGCTCAGATAATCTTGTAAATCCAGGAGTTCTTCATTTTCTGAAACAACTACTATTTTTTCATCGAAAGAAAAAGTCCCCGATTTTTTTGTTAAATCGCTAACCTGAGGAACTAAATCTATCTTTAGATTTTCGCTTGTAATCTTTTTTTGGGAATTGCATCCTGCAAAAGAAACTGCTATTATTAAAACAATTGCAAATACTCTCATTTTTTTCATAGTTTATAATTCATAATTTATAATTCTCCAGATAGCTATCGGGATCATAATTCATAATTAATTTACAATAATTTCATCAACAAAAATCCAACCTTTTCCGTTGTGCTCATAACCTATATGCCATTCAGGACACATTCCCATATTTTTTGCAACAACTTTTATAAATCTGGCTTCGGTATTTACATTTGCTGTGAAATCTTTAGTTATCCCACCTTCAGTTTTCTGATTTACATCATTCTTTATAGAAGTCAAATATGAATATTTGATCCCATCATTCGAGGTAAAAACCTGAATTTCAATAGGCATAAAAATCCAGGATTTTATATCCTGAAGGCAGCCAATTCCAACCGTTTTTATTTTTTGTTTCATACTAAGGTCAACAACTACATTCACATCAATTTCGTGAAATCCCTGCCACTCGCCGGTTTTAAAATCAGAACTACCACGAATTTGGTCTATCAAACACAAATCGCCACCACCGGTATATTGAGTACTGTATGGCCTAGTTTCTGATTTTTCATCAATTGGTTTATCATTCAATAAATAGCTTACTTTTCTGTCTTTGCGGATTTTAAAAAACTTAGCCTCAATATCTTTACTTTTACCCAGTTTTTCGTGATGTGCAAAGGCTTTGAGTGTAGTTGTCTCAGTAAGGATTATTTTTTCTATAAATACCTGCGAATTCAGATTTGGTTCTGAGCCATCAAGAGTGAAATAGATTTTTGCAGCCTCAGTAATAGAGCCCAACAAAAGTTCAGTGGTTTCGCTAAAGGTTTTTTCGGCTTTCGCAAAAGGTAGGGGCATTATTAAGTGCTCGTTTATAGCAGCCACAGGTATGTCTGCATCGAGGCTTCCCCAATTTTTGTTAGCTTCAGCACCCATTTCGAAAACAAGTTCGCCACCTTCCATAATTTGAAAATGGGAAATATAGGTTTTCGTAAAATCCTTTCCGTTAAGTTTTGCAGACTGGATATAAATTTTTTTGTTGGAAACATTGTTTGCTTTTATAATAAACTGTTTGCCGTTTTCGAGATTTATTTTTGCCACTGGAAAAATCGGAGTTCCAATTGCATAAATGTTCGAGGCAGGTGTAACCGGATAAAAACCCATTGCACTAAGAACATACCAGGACGACATTTGCCCGCAATCTTCGTTTCCGCACAGTCCATCGGGTTTGGCTGTGTACATCTCATCCATTATTTGCCTGACAATTTTTTGGGTTTTCCACGGACTATTCAAATAATTGTATAAATAAGCCATATGGTGACTTGGCTCGTTACCGTGGGCATATTGCCCTATCAGTCCGGTAATATCGCTTTGCTCACGACCTGTGGTTTCTGAATTGGCTGAAAACAATTCATCAAGTTTGGCTTCTAATTTTTGTTTTCCACCGTGATATTTAATCAATCCGCTAATATCCTGCGGAACATAAAAGCTATATTGCCAGGAATTTGCTTCAGTAAAGTTAAAATCGACTTCACGTGGCTCGAATGGAGTTTTCCAACATTCGTTGTGTTTTGCACGCATAAAACCTGTGGAAGCGTCGAAAATATTTTTGTAGCTCTGGGCTCGTTCAATATACCTTATATATATATCTTCTTTTCCAAGTTCTTTCGCCATTTTGGCAATACACCAGTCGTCGTAAGCATATTCAAGGGTTTTCGATACCGATTCCCCTTCTTTGTTTCCGGGAATATATCCTTTTTCTTTGTAAAATTCTAATCCCAGATGGTCTTGCTCGGCACTATTTATCATAGCTTCAAATGCTTTTTCTACATCATAATCTTTTATACCTTTCATAAATGCATCGGCAATTACCGGAATAGAGTGGTAGCCAATCATACAGCCGGTTTCGTTTGCCGAAAGTTCCCAAACCGGTAACATTCCGCCTTGTTCATATTGCTTGATAAAAGTTTGAATAAAATCGTTAGTTCTTTTTTGGTCAATTATGGTGAATAATGGATGAGTTGCACGATAAGTATCCCAAAGCGAAAAAACTGTATAGTTTTCGAAATTTTTAGCCTGATGAATATTTAAATCTCTGCCTCTGTACTGTCCATTTATATCCATGAAAATGTTTGGAGCGAGCATACTATGGTATAAAGCCGTGTAAAAAACTGTTTGTTGATTTTGCGTTCCGCCTTCTACAATAATTTTTCCTAATTCTTTTCCCCAGATAGATTTTACTTGGGTTTTTATTTTTTCGAAATTCCACTCCGGTATTTCTGCATCTAAGTTTTTTCGGGCATTTTCTACGCTTACCGCAGAAAGTCCTATTTTTAGTAGAACTTCTTCATTTTCTTTGGTAGAGAAAGAAACAAACGCTTTCAGATTTTTGCCTTCTGCTTTTTTCGCTTCCGCTGAAATTTCTTCGTCGATTGAAATTCCTGAATTTGTAAATGCTTTCGAAAATTTGGCTACAAAATAGACATGCTGTTCGTTTGCCCATGCTCTTGAAATTCTTTTTCCGGCAATTTCTGTATCGCTAAGAATTTCAATTTCGGCATCCAAAACTTTATCTCTATGGTCGAGGTCGATAATTATGTTTGATTTTTCGCTTTCAGGAAAAGTATATTTATGAAAACCAGCTCGTTGTGTGGCAGTTAGTTCTACTATAATGCCGTAGTCGTTGAGCTTTGTGCTGTAATAGCCTGCAGTTGCTTTCTCATTTTTATGACTAAATTTAGATGCATAATCTTCATTATTCAAACTTGGTTTTCCCGTGGTTGGCATCAACAGAATATCGCCATAATCGGAACAACCTGTGCCGCTTAAGTGAGTGTGGCTAAATCCATAAACTACACTGTCGGAATAATGATAGGCAGAGCAACCATCCCAACCATCGAGCCTTGTGTC
This genomic window contains:
- a CDS encoding sugar MFS transporter gives rise to the protein MENTKSNPNYRKALIVLTSLFFMWGFITCMNDILIPFLKKVFELNYTQAMLVQFCFFGAYFIGSLIYFLISASSGDPISKIGYKNGILIGLIISAIACVLFYPAAEMKAYWLFLTALFILGLGFTLLQIAANPYVAILGKSETASSRLNLSQGFNSLGTTIAPIIGGFLVFHYFAKLGTPLLSNSGLPIVTDEGDPISAYGVQLPYLLWAGLFIILAFIIKFTKLPKFANSSTIEKGAGALKHQHLVLGMLAIFMYVGGEVSIGSVLINYIKEIVGYPEMEAKSFLAFYWGGAMIGRFLGAISMSEMQDKVKKSLSMIAVAIAAFLVIYFAVYFESGFEFEFVRITPFLIFIGVNLIAFHFGKSLPARTLMIFALIVICLLIITLFSDGKLALWTVISIGLFNSIMWSNIFTLAIKDLGKYTSQGSSLLVMAILGGALIPLVQGAFADMFGALHYSFFVPIICYIYLAYYGWKGHVVRKTVS
- a CDS encoding glycoside hydrolase family 92 protein, with protein sequence MIYAKGILYFILSLFISCSSPNKSAEIEKFSVNPFIGTGGHGHTYPGVCSPFGMVQLSPDTRLDGWDGCSAYHYSDSVVYGFSHTHLSGTGCSDYGDILLMPTTGKPSLNNEDYASKFSHKNEKATAGYYSTKLNDYGIIVELTATQRAGFHKYTFPESEKSNIIIDLDHRDKVLDAEIEILSDTEIAGKRISRAWANEQHVYFVAKFSKAFTNSGISIDEEISAEAKKAEGKNLKAFVSFSTKENEEVLLKIGLSAVSVENARKNLDAEIPEWNFEKIKTQVKSIWGKELGKIIVEGGTQNQQTVFYTALYHSMLAPNIFMDINGQYRGRDLNIHQAKNFENYTVFSLWDTYRATHPLFTIIDQKRTNDFIQTFIKQYEQGGMLPVWELSANETGCMIGYHSIPVIADAFMKGIKDYDVEKAFEAMINSAEQDHLGLEFYKEKGYIPGNKEGESVSKTLEYAYDDWCIAKMAKELGKEDIYIRYIERAQSYKNIFDASTGFMRAKHNECWKTPFEPREVDFNFTEANSWQYSFYVPQDISGLIKYHGGKQKLEAKLDELFSANSETTGREQSDITGLIGQYAHGNEPSHHMAYLYNYLNSPWKTQKIVRQIMDEMYTAKPDGLCGNEDCGQMSSWYVLSAMGFYPVTPASNIYAIGTPIFPVAKINLENGKQFIIKANNVSNKKIYIQSAKLNGKDFTKTYISHFQIMEGGELVFEMGAEANKNWGSLDADIPVAAINEHLIMPLPFAKAEKTFSETTELLLGSITEAAKIYFTLDGSEPNLNSQVFIEKIILTETTTLKAFAHHEKLGKSKDIEAKFFKIRKDRKVSYLLNDKPIDEKSETRPYSTQYTGGGDLCLIDQIRGSSDFKTGEWQGFHEIDVNVVVDLSMKQKIKTVGIGCLQDIKSWIFMPIEIQVFTSNDGIKYSYLTSIKNDVNQKTEGGITKDFTANVNTEARFIKVVAKNMGMCPEWHIGYEHNGKGWIFVDEIIVN
- a CDS encoding family 20 glycosylhydrolase, which encodes MKKMRVFAIVLIIAVSFAGCNSQKKITSENLKIDLVPQVSDLTKKSGTFSFDEKIVVVSENEELLDLQDYLSKFLFEECNKNVAIVSKKPDGLPFIHLFLKKNAQLGNEGYTLEISDKYIELSAHEPAGIFYGIQTLKQLVATNNHAKIILPQLLITDIPKFPWRGMLLDCCRHFMEKEFVKRYIDLLAYHKMNRLHWHLTEDQGWRIEIEKYPKLTEIGAWRNEVDGKKYGGFYSKEDVKEIVEYAASRYITVVPEIELPGHSSAALASYPEISCTGGPFQVETNWGVFKDIYCAGNDNTFAFLQDVLDEVCELFPSEYIHIGGDEAPKYRWENCEKCQKRIEDEKLHDEHELQSYFIKRIEKYLSSKGKKIIGWDEILEGGLAPGATVQSWRGIEGGIEAARTGHDAIMSPTSHAYFDYDVKTTDLEKVYSFDPIPEELNETEAKHILGGECNMWTERAPQETIDNKVFPRILAMAEVLWTYPQNRNYEEFHNRVQTHYDRLEKLGVNYGFESQPVIFKTEIDLNTGNYKLILSSGKQKLDIHFTIDGSEPNENSEKYSQAILIDKTCKIKAIALHDGKRIGNIFERKFTKHKAIGKKIILKNQYSKNYPANGENSIIDGLKGTNEYRDKLWQGFEGEDLEAIIDLNETMKISEIKLGFLQSVPSWIFAPTKVSFYTSSNGKDYEKAEEITDILPEKLMKTTTKDIGIKLDNTKAQFIKIVGLNKQKCPDWHPGAGGKTWIFIDEIEIY